The genomic segment TTTGCCAACACCTTAGCTATGATTCTGTAGAGTACATTGCATAGAGCTATTGGCCGAAAGTCTTTCATAGAAGCTGGCATCTCACATTTCGGGATCAAAACTATATTAGTTTCACTTAGGCTTGCTGGAAAAGAAGCTTGCTCGAGCCATTGCTTACATGTGATGTATATATCCTGGCCCACCAcatgccaaaatttttgataaaatgccGGGTTAAAGCCATCTGGCCCCGGGGATTTATCGGGGTGCATCTGAAACACAGTTTCTTTAAATTCTTCAATGGTATAAGGAGCAACAAGTAGGGcattatcatcagctgagataGTGGTGTCAATATGGGATCATAGTGGCCATTGCTAGCTGAGTAAAGATCGCCAAAATACTGCCTAGTAATTCGAGATATATCTGACATATCCTCATACCAGATTCCATTTTCATCCTgtagtcttttaatattattccTTCTTCTTTCTGGCATTTGCATATGAATGGAAGAATTTTGTGTTCAAATCTTCCTCACTCAGCCAAAAAGACTTTGCTCGCTGGCGCCAATGGTCTTCTTCTTGTACTAAGAGATCAATCATCTTTTTTCTTATCTTATCATGTTCCTCCATTGACCCTGGATCCGAAAAATTCCTAAGCTGTTCCAGCTTCTGTTTATACAAATTTATGTCTCTTTTGAACTTAGCAAAGTGTTGTTTCCCCCAAGAAGATAGAAATTCTGAGCATAATTTGAGTCTAGGGATCAACTCTTGATTGAAACCTGTGTCCCAACTATTTTGAACCAAGTCTTGAAAGTCAGGTTCCTTTAACCATTTATTCTCAAAACGAAACCTTCTTTTCTGAGTAACAATTCCAGTCGATACAGTTTTGAGCAGTAGTGGTGAGTGGTCTGAAATAGGGGCAACAAGGTTTATCAATTGGGCCTCTGGAAATTGGGCCATCCACTCAGAGTTTCCAAAGGCACGATCTAGTCGTTCCTCCACTGCATTTGGCTTACCTCTACTTCGAGACCAGGTGAATGGATAGCCTTGTAGATGGAGTTCTTGAAGCGCACATTCATTTATTGTGTTTCGAAACCCTCTGAACAACCATTCGAGGTGCTCCACCAGTCCTTTCTTATCCTCGGTGTATAACAAATCATTGAAGTCTCCAACAATGCACCATGGCAAATTGGATGCAGCAGCGATGGTTTTGAGAAGACGCCATGATTCTTTTCTTCTATGCCGTTCTGGATAACCATAAAAGCCAGTCAATCGCCATCGATGTGTATCATTATTCAGAATTTCTAAATCCACATGGTTATTTGAGAATGTAATCAATTGACAGATAGAAGATTTTCGCCACAGAACTCCAATTCCTCCGCTTCTTCCCTCTCGGTTTACAGCAAAACAACCTTCATAACCAATTTTGATACGTTTATCTTCTAGCTTTTGGGCATGAACAAGAGTTTCAAATAGGAAAATGATGTCCGGAGTGTGAGTCTTTATCAACTCACGTAATACAGGAACTGCCTTAGGATTGCCCAATCCTCGGCAGTTCCAACTTAACACAATCATGGGTCCTGGCAGGCCTGGGACCCAGAGCCTGCCAATAAAAAATAGTTTTGTGGGGTGTTTGCATTGGTTATCAAACAATGGGCTTCATGACATTGTGGTTCAGAGCCCAAATCCATAGTGGTCCTTGACTATGTGGTGCTCCTAGGCCCACGTCTTCTCTTGCGCTCCTCAGTTATATCCATTATATATTCCTCCGAATCATGCACTATGATTTGGTTTGGCTCACTATGAGAAGCCTCCTTTAAATCCTCCTTATTATCCGCCCTATTTTTCCGCTGATTGGTATTGAAATCCGTAACTGTCAATTGCCCTCCCTGTGTTGCGCCAATCAGAGTCTTATCCAAATTTGCATTATCACGCCGACCGCATCGGTATTCATGACCTTGACCTGTTCCTTCATTAGTATTATCATGCATAACAATGGAATCATCATCACGGAGCCATCGACTACCTTCAGTGTTTGTATTTTTTCGTATTGGTGCACGAAGCCATATTCCCCATTCTTTTTTAATATCATCTTCAGGAATAGTGAAGAGCTTGTCACAAAATCTATCGGTATGCCCAAGCAAACCACAGATGAAGCAGAACTGTGTCAATCGTTCATACTTGAAATTGACAATTGTCCAGTCTTCTCCTTactttctaatttttttaaaacgctTAAGTGGCTTGCTTACATCAACTGTAACCCGAATTCGCATAAAAGTGCGCCATATCGAAGAATTGTTACTGATATCATATGTAACAAACTTTCCAATGAAGTTTCCAAGTAATTTGCCAATATGTTCCGACATGAATCCTATCGGTAAATCATACACTTGAACCCAGAAATCGGCACTGTTAAGGGGGATCAGAGATGGTATTTCTCCCGACTTCATTTTGTGCAGTACAAGAAGATGGTTATCAAAAGACCAGGGACCACCATCCAAGACATGCTTTAGGTCAATAGTATGAAAAAATTGGAATAGGTACAAGTTGCCTTCTAATTCTTTTATGCATATACCCTTACCTGGTCTCCATATGCTGGCCATTCGGTTCTTCATGGCATTAAAGTTGATGGATCGATCTGTAAGGAATCGTCCAATCAAACAAAATTCTAGATCAGAGCTTTTTTGATGAGTGGAGTTTTCCTCAATAATAATTTCCTCATCCTCATCCGTTGACAATGTCAGGTTCTCCATAAGCCTTTCCATTAAGATTTTACTGAGGTAGCAGGTTTTGGTGTGTGAATCAAAGATATTAAAGCATGAGAAAACCTCTCAACAAGGAGAGAAAGACGACCTCCCAACAAGGAGAGATAACACGAGTGGGTTTTTCAATGACAAGCTATTTGAATGTTAgtttttatcaattttttataacatatatataaatacaatatttcAATCATTATAAAGTTTTAACCTTATCaggaatttaaatttttttttatttaaaaattctcatatagtattttctattttaaaatatcatatatagttaatttttgataatatatgatatatatatatatatatatatatacacatttatatgtctgtatatatatttacatatccatatatacatgtatatgtacaCACACGTGCGTATATATagacataaaattaaataatcactatttaattattaattaggtAATTTTAGACCGCTCTAGAATATTATATGAGAATTTTGTATATAGTAGTcacaaataataatttattatttaattggtATATTCgaaattcattaaataaataaatgtgaactcattataacttcGATCGACGATCAGACATCGTCGATGTGTCAAtggtacaaatcttgttcatataatgaaaaatgaaaatttcgaaattttcaacTGATTCATTTTTGGCAGCTGACAGTTTTGTGAACTCTTTCACCAAAATAGACAGTTTCACTCTCTTTGCTTAATTAACAGTTAAGTTAAAGTTCACAACTTTCAAAATATGTAATCTACTTACAAACTTTTTTATAAGCAATCTATTTGATCTCCAGAAAACTATGGTCTTCAAATTCAACTACATGAATTCGATTATTTCAACTGGAACGCTGAATTCAATacttgtgtgatcctcaatggttTAGAGATACAACTAGCCGCGAGGTCACAGCTTAATGTGATTCAGaacaacatttattcttattcgggctaaATCTAATTagtctcattcttttcatcaaccctTGATAAAAAACATCAGAACTTGAgtttgattgcacccatcgaatTATGATAAGTGTCTTTAGTAGCATCATCACATGAACCCCTAAATAACAgtaatagtgcctgcaagaaccttaagttataGTTAACAtaaagtacggtcccttcaatttatatatctcaatcaaatctacaaccattgatatatcgagagttgcaatgAATTTGATAGTGATGTTATGTATCGACATGATAGTTTCATATGAGGAAACATTTTTCCAAACTACACGTGTCTTACTCTGGGCCGAGATTTCTTCCACTATTACCTGATTAGAGCATATAAGATATTTTCACCGTAGGcaagcggtgaatccctgactacagtGTATTGACTTTTACGTCTTTCGAAACTACATTCAACCTCATCaactgatgaccctcaatggagtcgataaataaatcaaagtgcatgctagcaCGTAAAGACTCCATGTTGTCCCGAGTCAAAGCACTAATGGTATACAACCATAACCGCGGACTATTTCACTcaataagtgataaccacttcAAAAGCCCGAGGGAGGGTTATTCGgtgcatcatcaaatgatcacctATCTATTtgaatggacatctctatgcccttatcaATAAAACTAGACGTTGATCATAGATGTCAGTCCTAAGCTCAATCAAACTTTATCATCATTTTAGACAGCTAAATCGATCAAAAactaatttataatatattactctttctaatgagtttcatgatcttatgtTGACAAGATGCATGAGTATACATGtaaagtaaatgtcataatttgatagaaccacaaaatattattaaataaatatattgtttTGACATAATTGCGTCAATAAAGTCTAAAAATCACAAGTTGGATCACTAGGCACATACTATAATAATCTCCCACTTACCCTATGGCCAAATACCCATAGATCTCAACTCACTGTTTCATAAttcttctcaaacaatggtcatGAAATAGGGTTTATTAGTGGATGAACAACGTTATCTACAGAGATAACTCTATCTACTGATATGTCTTCTCTTCCCACAGTCTTCCAAATTATATGGAACTTTCTCAGCATATATTTGAATCACTGATGAGCTCTCAATTCCTTTGCTTGCAAAACGACACCACTTTTGTCGCAGTACACAGGGATTGGATTAACTCCTaaaggaatgacgcccaactcttgaaCAAAATTTCTCATCCAAATTGCCTCATTTGTTGTAGCTGATGCAGCTATGCATTCGGCCTTAATGGttaaatattttgtggtgtcttgcttggaaatCTTCTAAGAGGTACCACCActattgagcttgaatacaaatacaaatgttgattttgaatcatcCACATatgattggaagctagaatcaaaTATCCTTctaattttaattctccactcTCATAAACAatgaacaaattcttagtcATTTTCAAGTATTTAAGAATATCCTTACTGTCTTCCAATGTAAAAAACCTGGATTCGACTTGTATCTGCTTGAAACACTTAGTGCAAAGGTAATATCATGTCGAgttgatatcataccatacgTAATACTGCCAATGACAGATTCATATAGAATATGAGTCAAGAAATCTTCTCATAAGTCTTAAGACATATTGATTTCGAAACACACACCATGATATATTAGGAGATATCATCTCTTGGACCACTCAatagagaatctcctcagtatGATATCGATATTATTAGATTGGATGACCCTTAGCCTCCTCTTTGGTATATccttatatatatgtattgataaTATATCGGATGCTTCAACCATATTTTGTATGGAGAATTTACTGGTCAACAACATTGATTGACTGCAACATCTCTAAATCATTCCCAGTTAGTagtatatcatcaacataaagttcTAGGAATGACACTGCACTCCCTCTAATCTTTTTGTATACTGTAACGTCCAAAAGTCaacccacgtaaaccacatgcatgtaaaatttgctaagttgcttaattgttttaattgatttatttttttattgattaaatAGTACATaatgcatgattaaatgattacattgcatgatttcatgagaattgaagattttatccgaatatttgataataggctggagaaaaagagaccggggatgacaaagataaaatatttttcgataaacatttttaaaacttattaatatgattaataactttctaaaaatgttggagctcaaattattttacgatacGAGCTTTATTTTATCCGAGAAGACGATTTTGGTCAAACGAGGGACTTTTAAAAgcccaaaaattattattttcgaaaacaaATTtggtaaacttttattttacaattaaataggtATTATTGAGCCTAATTTACCTAATATTAGAATGTCCAATCATCCCCAAACAAAAATCCCAACACCCTAACACATTATACatacaatttttgaaatttataaaaagAAAATCCTAGGGCTCTAGCACCCTCATTCAGCCAAAATTACACACACAACACAAAATTAGGAGAGGAGAATCAAGGAGTTTTCGTCGCCCGTTCGTCTCCCTTCGCAACCCACGCTAATGATCGCatattcgagcgttctaaacgcaaaggcacactactaaactcttttaattcaCCATTCAAATtataatatgcatgttttacatttttcagcatgaaaaatatttttatacgaACAACTTAAagtttttatgattattttcaaagttttgatagTTTATGCTTGTTTGAAACACGTTATGAATTCTAAGGACACGCTGCCATTAGGAAGTGTCTAAGGATGGGAAAAAGGGACGTTTAGGGACTAGATGAAGGCTGGACGTGAACAAGAAGGGGCCGTGCATGGTGAAGGGTATAGTCCTAGGGTTTTCTAGGGTTTCTCTTGGGTGAAGTCCACAAACATGAGGAAGATGCACCAGGGCTCGTCCAGGGCTGGGTACGCGGCTCAGAGACGTGGCTACGAAGAGTTATAGCATGGTTGGACTTTAGGTTGGACAAGGAAACACGAGGCAATAGGGCTCTCGGCTTGGAGGAGGCTCGCGCGACTGTTGTATCTTTGTGGGAGGCGTGTGGCTCAGTTGGGGCTAGCTAggctggtccagtagggtctaggAAAGATGGCTAGGGGTCGGGTCAGGGCCTGGTGCAGCCAAAGTTAATGGTGGATCAAGTAGGTTGGGGCCGCGACTTGGAGAAGGGAAGATAGGGCTCGCAGGTTTGGTAGGGGCTTGGGGTGGCTCAGTACTGGTGTAGGCTATGTCGATTAGGGTCCAGCAGGGTCCGAGAATGGTTTGTTCCAAGGTGGCTCGATGATGGCTCGAGTCGCGCGAGGTGAGGGCTTGTCTTAGTGTTTAGGGCTCGGTTTTGGGCTAAGGGGAGGAGTAAGGACTTGAACCGTGGTTCACGGGTTGTGTTTCGTGGCTCACGGGGCTATTTTAGGAATGAAAAGTTTAGgcttaaaatttgggaagaaaatattaagttttgaatttatttgggTTAAAAACGTTTCGTGGTTTAGTCATTAAGTTAggctcgggtttacgtctaagaaaaatattagaagtcaaatttaaacttaaataattattcgggataggcttgagtcaataaaagtgagaaaaaatcaaaatcgagGATTTTTGGGTCTAGAggtaaaaaaatcattttacacATGTGTAGTGCAAAAAGGGTTGGCAGTGTGCCGAGGAATCATAacgcatgctaaatgatattttaaaatatttatgatgaaaatatggaattttTTGATTTATCTAAAGTTGTAGATTTTTCCTGTTAAAAAGATATTTTTCGAAGGAGACTGTGACAaaaaggatatgatatatgattattgaGAATATAGTGAGGGAGAATGCTCCAGAGGAagcccatttacgggagaagacctaagagggagcccaacgatcgtatttccatttacgTCGGTGCCTATTGCCCGTCCctatgcgcaatggtgagctaagattGATCAGGCGACCAAAGGATACAGCTAGTCATTTTCAAGGATCGAACTTCATCCAAAACAACAAATGATGGAAAGGTTTatgatttgacgatttatgatgcttacaaatttatgctagcttattttgaataaaattatgattttaatgcatgtgcttgtatatgtattattcgttactcatgtttagaacgtgcataatcattagactcactaggtttgaatgttgcaggtgaggatgaggttGAGGTTGAGGTTGAGGGAGGCACTGACGCTTGAGTAGATCGAGTCCGACAGTACACTCCACAGGGACATTATTTCTACATTAGCTTGATAGTAAAGTTTTGAAGTAaagattttattaaaagtatttagagattttcatacattattttgaagttagttCATGTTAATGGTTTTACGTAggatttttgttaattgacgatttatggatttttatgcacttaAATTTGtagatgttaaattattttggatTATGGAAATGTTGAGTATTTTAAATCGCAAGTTTcgaaatttacaaaaaaaaaaaatttagtaggattttaaagttaaaaagtagtGGATGTTTATATACACATGGTTTTTCGGGATTTTTAACAAagtcaaactctttgatagtgttgttAAATCAGAGGTTCCATGTCCTCGATGTCTGTTTGACTCCATAGATGgatatctgaagtttgcatacttttGTAACCATTAAGGAACACTCTCTTCTCATCTATGtaccatatttcatagtcacATCATGTTGTtatggctagcaatattcaaatggacttgaacattgcgactggagaaaatgtttcctcatagtcaataccttgtctttgagtatatttttttgctaccaatcttgctttgaaggtcattaCCTTCTCATACGTCCCAAGTttccttttgtaaatccatttgcttCCTATGAGAAAAATTCAGTCAAAGGGATCTACCAGACTTGGTTTGTATATATGGAGTTCTTCTCGGACTGCACGACTTCAAGTCATTTGGATAAATAGGCATATGATAATGCTTCTTTGAAGTTTCTTGGATCATATCTAGGAATTGAATCATCTTGGCTCTCTTCAAAAAGCAGACTCATCCTCTTAGGTGGCCTTGAGACCCTTTCAGATCTCCTAGGATCTTGCATCTCTTCAACTGTGTTATACTATTTAAGGAATGAGTGTTTCTTGTCTCTACTGGAATTCTATCATCCCATCTTTTCTATCTCATAGAAAtccttttccaaaaaagtgatatttcttgaaacaaacagttttgttttatttggatcatagaagtaatatccaacagagCAACGTCCACTACTTaaaatactaaattttttttaagctcAGTTTCGAAATTAGATCTTTATGCATGCATACAATACCATTGAAAATtacacattttaaaaaataagtaaTTAACTAACAAGTAAAAATTACCGCAGTTTAAAAATAGGCAATTCGACAACCCTCGacatacattttaaaaaaagtataaaACAAATATGAAACATGTAAAGATCCTGATAACCATcaacataataataaaataaaagagtatgaaaatatccatccacccctaactcaaaacataatgtgcggaaaatacgATCCTTGGGTTCGTGTGCGCACATTCAACTCCGTCTACTCAGTTTTCGGCACCTCCAATCCCCTaatcaatatgctcacctgTATAATttacacctagtgagtttaaagactcaacacacatgtaatgttatagcaagtacatatacataacagacaacagtgaaaagtaccgtaataaaaatacatttcatgatcttaaaaagtCTTATGCATAATCATGACCTGTCGAAGCATAAACATGTTATTAACATaactcatcatatcaacatatacatgttcgtttccttaatttgaatttcgttcattagttgtgatttttgtatcatcgtattaggcgatggatccatctacgtataactgcAGTTTCCCAGCGGCTGGGACATCATGACTTGTGTAGGTGGCTTCGGCGCAGGATAAGGCTGAGTCCTAGGGGTCAACGTGGGTCCAGTAAGGTCCCTAGGAAGGCTGGTCAGGGGCGGCTCGGAGTGGCTCGGGTGCGACTCAGGGAAAAGAGAGTTGGGCCGAGGGGAAATAAGTGAGGGTTCGGTTTTAGGATTTAAGTGCTAAAGGGTCGAACCGGTGTCCATGAGGGTCGAAtaatggttcacgagggtagtCTATGTaataaaagtctatgtttaaaatttgggaggaAAACATTAAAGTGTGAATtaattcggaattaaaacgcttcacgaattaataattatgaaattaaatcgaaagcctcgaagttaagctaaataaaaatatcaaaaaaattatttaagattaaataattatttagtatggtATAGACTCAATGAAAGCAAGAagaagtcaaaatcgagaaatattacgtctaggggtaaaacgatcattttacactgaAAAATAGGTAGACATCATGGAAGTGTCCCGAATGCTGTAATATATGATAAAATGCTTATTttgaatgtttaaggaattttatgataaaatgttaaagctaaaatatatgttgcatgcttggtttaaaaagaaaaatgatatttatatgcatgatttttataagtgatgaaaacatGAAACGTTGGAGGAAgtaaagtaattgtgactattatgatgttatgatgatatgattggggatatcgtgagagaAAAGGCCATAAAGGGCAtcaatttatgggaaaaggccccaaagggagcccgatgatcgtatttccatatgatgatgataggccacggctcagttgacgggtgagagtgtcgctgatgtccccgcagCCCAGTACTATTGGATaagattaaaatattttagttggtatgttttaatttaaaatgttgtcaaaatattttacatatatatgaaTATGTAAAGGTCGAATTTATTagtatgaaaaaaaaatttctagtatattttaaagataaacgagtagtggacgtttcattacgtctaagaaaaatatcAGAAGTCAAATGCAAAGgtcctagaacttcttgcttgaaaatttgcgaaaaattaaaaaatttctttttaaaagaacttaaatggcctcattcataaaatcactg from the Primulina tabacum isolate GXHZ01 chromosome 8, ASM2559414v2, whole genome shotgun sequence genome contains:
- the LOC142554629 gene encoding uncharacterized protein LOC142554629, with the protein product MIVLSWNCRGLGNPKAVPVLRELIKTHTPDIIFLFETLVHAQKLEDKRIKIGYEGCFAVNREGRSGGIGVLWRKSSICQLITFSNNHVDLEILNNDTHRWRLTGFYGYPERHRRKESWRLLKTIAAASNLPWCIVGDFNDLLYTEDKKGLVEHLEWLFRGFRNTINECALQELHLQGYPFTWSRSRGKPNAVEERLDRAFGNSEWMAQFPEAQLINLVAPISDHSPLLLKTVSTGIVTQKRRFRFENKWLKEPDFQDLVQNSWDTGFNQELIPRLKLCSEFLSSWGKQHFAKFKRDINLYKQKLEQLRNFSDPGSMEEHDKIRKKMIDLLVQEEDHWRQRAKSFWLSEEDLNTKFFHSYANARKKKE